atgggtttttttttttttttgggtcctgTTTTAAGGGTCAGGATGAGAGGAAAGAGGAttataatgaatttaaaatgGGTCCCACCGCGGGAAAAAAGGTGCATATGAGCGCATCTTTAATTCTTTGGGCTGCAAGAGAAATACCGTCAGTCATCGTCCGGTAAAACCTATCGCCACTTGCCATACCATATGTTGTGGCAACATGGCACTTGAGGCAGTGCTGTACTTGCTAAGACTCTCGTATCATATGATATGGTGTGACTCAGATTGCAACAATTGGTGACTTACTTTTCTAACTTGGGACACCAACATATATCActtacttttcttctttttgcttcttctttttttgggttataatTCGATAGATATATACAATTCCGTcacttcttgtttttttctttttcttaagaaAATGTTTGGGTCCTACTTAAGGCTAGGAGGCTAGGGCCAATACtgacattgatttttttttttttttctctttagtgAGATGTATTTGGTGTTTTTATTATTCGGTCAACAATTCAGCATGCTTGCCTTTTCAGGCCTTGAATTATTGCCATTCTTAATGGATATGCGTTATTGTTGTTAATAACAACAATATTGGACCCTTCCCATCCTTAACCTGTGTGTGTGGTTGCTTCTGTTATCCGTTTCTCTTATCTTGACCTTTACTTTATTGCggaattaaattattattattttataattgtatATCCTATTTTGACTTATGCAATACGTGTTGGATGGGATATTTCAGGGTACTGCTACAAATGAATCCACCGCTACCAAGAggacaagaagaaaaaaggtaCTACTGTATAAATCTTAATGCTCTTCCAATATACACACGggctacacacacacacacacacgtgtgtgtgtatatatatatatatataaatcttttctttttttctactaTTACATACTGGAAAAAGTAATGAAATTAGATATGGTTCTGATGTGAagattaatgaaattttgtagACATTTGCTGAACTCAAAGAGGAGGAGAGTTCTCTGTTGAATGAAAGGATACAATTGAATAAGGTGCGTTTCTGCGTTCATGCATCTTGGTGCTTTTTGACTTTCTACTTCTCAACAAGTTTGGGCCCCCTTCatactaattaatttaattttaattcattCTTTGAACAGGAGCTAGAAACATTGCGTGCAACTTTTAAGGAACAGAATGCCAGGAACGAGAGCTTTAAGAAAATGAAGGTGACCAATCTCAATTGTTCTTTCATTCTCTATAGCCCATACCCTACCCAGATGAGtttttgttgtgtgtgtgaatttttGTGGCTGTTCTGAGAAAAGAAAGCACTATTCTGTTTTGCAGCTTGATTTGGGTTTGCATTCTGCAATGAATTTGAGCGCAAGCCAGAGAGTAGACTCTTCAACCTTAACGGTACAGGATACAAATGATAATCGGCCGCAATTAAATTCCTGCGAGGCAGACAAGGCCGCCTCCGCCAGCTGTAGTAACTTAATGCTTCCTGATCTAAATATGGTTCCAACTGAGGAGGATTCTGGCTCAGAAACTTTGTATGGGATGAGCTAGGGGAACACACAAACAAGTTGACTGCTTGTCTTCTCCTCACCAAACCACATGGCTATAAGACTAAGTTACTAACtatcaaacgggttctatgttTATTGAAAACATGATCTGCTGGTACATTGCAAAGGGGGACACTTCTGTGGAtgtaactatataaaaaaaaaacctttggaTGAAAACACAGATGCATGGACTTGTCAATTCTTTGCAAGGCAAAAACCAAGTTGACAAAGTCATGGAGAAAAGAATTTTTGAGGGTAGTGTAGCAATCCTAGCCATTAGGCTTTCagaaattcttaaattttttaggtttttttttttttttttttaactttcccCAACTGAAATTTGTTGGGGTCTCGTTTCTCCTTTCAGAATTTTATGTAGACATAATTGTGTTATTCTTTGTAGGTCAAAGAGCTGTCGGACTCTTCCCTTGGAGGTTGTTCAAATCAATTACGATTTTGttcttctactctctctctctctctctctcaatcaaaatttcaaatttgaaaatttagctAAGAATTGTTTGTTAGTGCAGAAAGAATCATGGCTTTTCAAAAGCGAAAACATATATATGATGGGGCacatatgatatgatatgaaagAGCCTCCAGTTCATTAGTAAAtactaaaaatagtaataatgaaattttcatgATGAACTCTGGATATTGAagacctttaatttaaaatttaacagGGCAGATGAGTTTTGTCAAGCGTCACGCGTCACAAGTTTTGCTGTGATTGTTGTAATTCAATGGTTAACCGCGAAAgcattagtttattttaatttttagacaCAAGTCTCGAGAGAGACTTTCGAGAAAGGACTAGACTTGGCTCCTTACTTTCCTTTATGCCCACACCGCCTTAGATCTCTTTGCAATGCCCTACCAGCAACAATATACACCGTTGGATTTCGGCCTTCAGGTTTAATTCCAAGGATTCCATGGAATTCGAGTCCAATTTAGCGGCGATCGGCTTTGGTGCTTCCCAATGCCAAATGGAATAGGCTAAAGGAGTGAAGGAGAAAAAACCACGTGAAGAGGTCATATTTCTCGTGGAAGTGATATTAgcagttgaaacttgaaacctCACCAAGGCCccgtagaaaaaaaaaattcccttcctttccttttagaaaGAAAAGTTATGTATACAGAGATCAAGTAATAATTATTGCTCAATTTTAAGGAAGAGCTAAGATGATTCGGAAGCATATCCCAAATAATTGTCTAGTTATTAAGAACAGATGAATTCATTGGCTTGTTGATACTCTAGAAAGGAAAGAATTTCAAAGCAATACTGCTAGAATAATTGTAGAATACTCTCGTACTACTATAAATAAATACTCTTTACTTTCACATAATAATGAGTCCTACTAATTATCACCGCGCACTTTTAGTGTGgtggttactccacaagtataaatgcttgtggagtgtggtgGGAAAGAGTCAGAGTtaaagtctccaggagggagtttcacacacatatacacttagattaggttagagtagaatatctattttatatcaaaacagtgaatcctactaattaaattcatggtgggactCATAATTCATGTGAGAGTATAGAGTATTTATTTATGGTACTCCTggagtatttaataattttccgGACTTATTACCATTTGTCATCAATCTATAATAAATAATGCAAGAGAGGATGctagaaataaaaaaactgtGGAATGAATGCCTAATTGAGACTATTAAGACTACTAGGAAATTTAAACATGTCTTTTGCAAAAGAAAAGAGTGAAATATGCCATTAAGAAAACGTTTTCTTTAGTATTTCTGTTTGCAGTTTTACTGTGGTGGTTTACTTTGTACTGTGTATTTCTTTTcgtatttttattatgaaaatctAATTCGTCcgaaaatgaaaaaggaaaggaGATAAAATGCAGTAAAGGAAAGTGAAGATCGAAGGCAAGTGGTGAAGAAGTCATTTCCAAAATAATACTGATAACAACCGATCCAGTCCGTCCCTAACAGGAAATTATAGGCTCCAGATTATATATACAAAGGAGGATAAGGTCAGAGACATAAAGCATCATAAAAGAAACATTTCCAGTGAAGTGAATCCAGACAGTTATTGGATTTGTAAAACAGCCCAAGTCAACTTCTATTAATGGACCCTAATATCTTTTGGATAGCGTTATGAAGGCCCATTGTTTCTATCGTGGGCCTATACCAACAATGGTGTAACGTAATGTCTTCTTCATACAGCCTCGATGGCTCGACACCATCCAGATCTATGTGATGCAGTAGGAGAAGACCATCAACTTGGTTCCGATTTTATAACATTAAATTTTAACCAAGTCTGCCAACTGAGAAATACAATATTCAAGGCTTTTTTGTTCAAGCTTATGAGAGTTActccacaaaaacaaaaacaaaaacaaacataaacacacaaCAACCaaccaacaaacaaaaaaaagtcagTAATCCAATTGCCGTGTAGGCCAATAACTACagtactactactactactactacaccAGGCTACACTTTTACCGAGCTGAACCCATCTAAAACATTCTCAGCCACTGAAGAAGAGACCATCTCTTTATCCTTCCACACTATCAACGACCTCATTAAAAATGATACGAAGATACATGGAGTCTCTTGGATTTCATGTCATGTGATCTATTCCTGGACTGAGCATATTCAAGAGAGCTTGCGCCTGGTTAGAAAGATTAGCTTCAATTTTTGGAATGACTTGAGGCGGAGGAATGTGTCTGGTAACAGGAACTTAAACCCCTCAATCCAGGAGTTAAatcttattgttattatatgaGTATCCAAAAGAGCATTATTTATTACACGCACCCGTTACGCACATATTTTGAACTGAAATTGTGAGtcaataaacaattttaaaccataattttcacattattttataAACCAATACCAAACAGGCCTGAACACTTTTCTAGTCGCACAGCTGGGAATTCTAAGGCATTTGAAAAGAGTTCAAAATGAGAGACAGTTGAGTTAATACCGATTTTGAGGGTTGAACTAGGCAAAAGCTGGTTAGATGCGCCAGTCAGAGGGCTCTGGCTAAATTGTCAGAATACATGGCAGCCATATTCATCAATGCCCCGCTTGGACATAGTCCTACAAGCCCCTTCTGATGCATCAAGATTTCATCTTGGCTTTATTGACCTCAAGTCCTACCAAGCAAGATTCTTCATCAGATTCTTAAGCCATTGCGGATAAATAACTCATTCAGGTTAAGATTCTTCATCAAGATTTCATCTTATGTTAAGAAATGTTTGATAAACCTTTTCAATCCAATTACTCATTAAACCTACGGAAGAAACCAATCTTACCCATAAAATATATCCTGAATTCTATCAatacataaaaaagaataaaataaaaaataaaaaaagataaggcACTAAAATTTCTAAATTAGATTGAGAAATACAAAGAACCGTTGCCCTGGAGACGTTACCTTTTCTATCCCATTACAATGCCGCTCAGATGTGATTTACCTATTGACTGAAACATCTAATAGCATACACATAAGTGACAACTTTAAGTAGATTATTTCAGCTTTTCTTCAACAAGCTCAATACACCTGTACAAAACCAACTCAACCGGGTTTAAGGTACAGACTGCATCAAATGCAAGCTGATCACAATCATTCCCATTCTCTGCCATTATGCCTGTCACAAGGGTTCGCAGAGGTAGGAGCCACTCATTGTATGCCTTCTGTAAATTTTCCTTGGACAGCACTCCAGTGTAGTTGGTTTTTCCTGTTCCATTTGTCACTTGAGTCAAAAATACAAATAGCATCTTTTAGAcctaattttaaatgtattatctttttttaaaattaatttttgggaaaaaatgcAACCACACCCCTCCAACTTAGGGTCAATCACAAACTTAAACCTTGAGATTCCATACTGAAATGAGTGGAAGAAAAAATTCAGATGCAAAACACATGTCCTTTTCGCTTtcctttcctctttcttttctacTCTATTTCTGTTCTCTTTTCTCCTTCTATGATCTCCCTTTTCTCTAGCCAGCCTTCCTATGCCAGGCAGGCCCTGTATAAAGCAGCCTTGAGTGTTTGAACATTGTTCCctattgttttttcttaatgTCTGGGTAGGGGATTTCTGTTATTCCATGTCCATAGGTGAGaagatataattatataaatgcCATTCTCTAATGAAAGGTGCCAtatcatttcattttcatagTTTGCTGAGTTTTGAAAATGGTGCTTATTTTCTGGAAATGGTAACACTGAACGCTTTTGGTGAGAAATCAAGAGATTCTGTGCCTTTTTCTCTTGGCTTGTTTATTCTCATTTGGAGAAGGAGAGGGtagaattaatttaaacaatGGAATGTGGCAATCTGACACTGTTTGTCAaaccattttgtttcttttctctgttTATGGTTCTCTGGGTGTCTGGAAATATAAAGCTAGTAAGATTTTTGTACAATTTTAGAAGATGATTGACTAAATCATTGGGTGTCACTTTTGattgttttgttattaattttctcTTGCAGCAGGTTCTCATTTGTAGGGCTTGATATTTGTGTTTGCAATTTTTAGTTTGGGGAGAGGATTTTGTTGATGCTTAAAGACCAAATGGCTAAGAGAGATTTACGTTGATGATTGTGATTTAAATTGCAGAGGAGGCcagtgagagagaagagagatcaatgaaggagaaaagaaaagaggaaaacacTGTGTCCACACATTGTGCACACAGTTAACCTAATTTCACCATTTCAGTAACTTTAGGGAGttgaatttcaaattggaaCATTGGGGAATCAGTTTGTAATCGACTCAAAGTTGAAAAAGTGTGGCTCCATTTTGCCCTACTTTTTGATAGATAATCATAATCTCATTCAAGAAAAAATATGGGGAACATAGAACCCATGAAGTTTTGAATGTAATACTTAACCCTTATGACATTGTTTTATGTGAATGGTTAAATATCCGCTAAAACAATAGGTTCCTCATGTGATGACACGTGTCCATATTTAGAGTTTCACTTTCAAAAAACAATCCCGTAATGGAGGTCTGTATTGTCAATAACCTGCGGGGTGAAGTAATACATA
This genomic stretch from Castanea sativa cultivar Marrone di Chiusa Pesio chromosome 1, ASM4071231v1 harbors:
- the LOC142621893 gene encoding uncharacterized protein LOC142621893 produces the protein MMARDEWMRAAMTDDMVVVQLLVRLKQSQAASSSSSLLKSPPRAVVPLRWGIRQPRSRSATLRCDGAVSRRKDADSTRCSPTTPLSWSGGASPSATADDSTSFHTSLSYAATARSKGTATNESTATKRTRRKKTFAELKEEESSLLNERIQLNKELETLRATFKEQNARNESFKKMKLDLGLHSAMNLSASQRVDSSTLTVQDTNDNRPQLNSCEADKAASASCSNLMLPDLNMVPTEEDSGSETLYGMS